One Robbsia sp. KACC 23696 DNA segment encodes these proteins:
- the gloA gene encoding lactoylglutathione lyase, which translates to MRILHTMLRVGDLPRSIDFYTNVLGMKLLRQHEYPEGKFTLAFVGYRDESEESAIELTYNWGTEKYELGTAYGHIALEVENAAQACDDVRARGGKVSREAGPMKHGTTVIAFVEDPDGYKIELIQKKVGGQSAKD; encoded by the coding sequence ATGAGAATCCTGCACACGATGCTGCGCGTCGGCGACCTGCCTCGCTCGATCGACTTCTACACCAACGTGCTCGGCATGAAGCTGCTGCGCCAGCATGAATACCCGGAAGGCAAGTTCACGCTGGCGTTCGTCGGCTACCGGGACGAATCCGAAGAGTCGGCTATTGAGCTGACCTATAACTGGGGCACCGAGAAGTACGAACTCGGCACCGCCTACGGCCATATCGCGCTGGAAGTGGAAAACGCCGCGCAAGCCTGCGACGATGTGCGCGCACGTGGCGGCAAGGTTTCCCGTGAAGCCGGTCCGATGAAGCACGGCACCACGGTCATCGCCTTCGTCGAAGATCCGGACGGCTATAAAATCGAATTGATTCAGAAGAAGGTCGGCGGTCAAAGCGCGAAAGACTGA
- the rsmA gene encoding 16S rRNA (adenine(1518)-N(6)/adenine(1519)-N(6))-dimethyltransferase RsmA: MSGSNRSPVQGHIARKRFGQNFLVDKGVIDGIVRCIAPRAGETIVEIGPGLGALTTPLLETLEAAKRAGGEAEAARYEPLHVVELDRDLIKRLHSTFGTRLTVHEGDALNFDFASLAHRGGADATAALEAVPSLRVVGNLPYNISSPLLFHLMRVADRVIDQHFMLQDEVVERMVAEPGSKAYSRLSVMLQYRYAMEKLMDVPPGSFDPPPKVNSAIVRMLPHRVVDLPDVDQGVFSSVVTAAFSQRRKMLRNTLSVYRDQIDFDAIGFDLSRRAEDVPVSEYVDVAQRVQAARA; the protein is encoded by the coding sequence ATGAGTGGATCGAATCGCAGCCCGGTTCAGGGGCATATTGCGCGGAAGCGTTTTGGACAGAATTTCCTGGTCGACAAGGGGGTCATCGACGGCATCGTCCGATGCATCGCACCGCGTGCCGGCGAAACGATCGTCGAAATCGGCCCGGGCCTGGGCGCGTTGACGACGCCGCTGTTGGAGACGCTGGAGGCGGCAAAGCGCGCGGGCGGCGAGGCTGAGGCTGCTCGCTATGAGCCACTGCACGTCGTCGAGTTGGATCGCGATCTGATCAAGCGTCTGCATTCGACCTTCGGCACGCGGTTGACGGTGCATGAAGGCGATGCGCTTAACTTCGACTTTGCCAGCCTGGCGCATCGCGGCGGTGCCGACGCCACAGCAGCGCTCGAGGCGGTGCCGTCGCTGCGCGTGGTCGGCAACCTGCCGTACAACATATCCAGTCCCTTGCTGTTCCATCTGATGCGGGTGGCCGATCGCGTGATCGACCAGCACTTCATGTTGCAAGACGAAGTGGTCGAACGGATGGTCGCGGAGCCCGGCAGCAAGGCGTACAGCCGTCTGAGCGTGATGCTGCAATATCGCTACGCGATGGAGAAGTTGATGGACGTGCCGCCGGGCTCGTTCGATCCGCCGCCCAAGGTCAATTCGGCCATCGTGCGGATGTTGCCGCATCGGGTGGTGGATTTGCCCGACGTCGATCAGGGCGTGTTCTCGTCGGTCGTGACGGCGGCTTTCTCGCAGCGGCGCAAGATGTTGCGCAACACCTTGAGCGTCTATCGCGATCAAATCGATTTCGATGCGATCGGCTTCGACCTGTCGCGCCGTGCCGAAGACGTGCCGGTCAGCGAGTATGTGGATGTCGCGCAGCGGGTTCAAGCGGCGCGCGCATAA
- a CDS encoding slipin family protein, translating into MTIKRVVVKKSERGILLRNGDFAGVLQPGKHWLVSAVDRLHAEIFGLAQTAFTHEASAYLMAHEPDVLAAEFVQVDLGETQVGLRSENGVLIEVLAPGTRRLYWKGLIDVKIEVIDIDETAVLPPTLVTRLIQTQMRERGVIGLDGVLSLQVPESSVGILIIDGKVQPLLQPGAHAYWKFNRHIAIELIDLRMQVLDVSGQEILTKDKVGLRLNLSATWRYTDVLKAFMQLQKPAEHLYRALQFGLRAAVGTRTLDELLENKSAIDDSVMAHVTEHLSDHGMALDSAGVKDIVLPGDMKVILAQVVQAEKAAQANVIRRREETAATRSLLNTAKVMEDNPVALRMKELETLERVAERIDKITVFGGLDQVLNGLVTLRQPA; encoded by the coding sequence GTGACGATCAAGCGTGTTGTCGTAAAGAAAAGCGAACGCGGCATTTTGCTGCGCAACGGCGACTTCGCTGGCGTGCTGCAGCCTGGCAAGCATTGGCTTGTCAGCGCGGTTGATCGCCTTCACGCCGAGATCTTCGGCTTGGCACAAACGGCATTCACCCACGAAGCGAGTGCTTATCTGATGGCGCACGAACCCGACGTTCTCGCCGCCGAGTTCGTGCAGGTGGATCTGGGCGAGACGCAGGTTGGTCTGCGCAGCGAGAACGGCGTGCTGATCGAGGTGCTGGCGCCCGGCACGCGTCGCCTGTATTGGAAAGGATTGATCGATGTGAAGATCGAGGTGATCGATATCGATGAAACCGCCGTATTGCCGCCGACGCTGGTGACCCGTCTGATCCAGACGCAAATGCGCGAGCGCGGCGTGATCGGCCTCGACGGCGTGCTCTCGCTGCAGGTGCCGGAATCCAGTGTCGGCATCCTGATCATCGACGGCAAGGTCCAGCCGTTACTACAGCCCGGCGCGCATGCCTACTGGAAATTCAATCGTCATATCGCGATCGAGCTGATCGATTTGCGTATGCAGGTGCTCGACGTCTCAGGTCAGGAGATTTTGACAAAAGACAAAGTCGGCTTGCGCTTGAACCTGTCGGCCACCTGGCGCTATACCGATGTCCTCAAAGCCTTCATGCAGCTGCAAAAGCCCGCCGAACATTTGTATCGCGCGCTGCAATTCGGCTTGCGCGCAGCGGTCGGCACGCGCACGCTCGACGAGTTGCTGGAAAACAAATCGGCAATCGATGACAGTGTGATGGCCCACGTGACCGAGCACCTGTCGGACCATGGCATGGCGCTGGACAGTGCCGGCGTGAAGGACATCGTCCTGCCCGGCGACATGAAGGTGATCCTGGCGCAGGTGGTGCAAGCGGAAAAGGCGGCGCAAGCCAATGTCATTCGTCGACGAGAGGAAACGGCGGCGACGCGATCGCTGCTCAATACCGCCAAGGTGATGGAGGACAATCCCGTGGCGTTGCGGATGAAAGAGCTGGAGACACTGGAGCGCGTGGCGGAGCGCATCGACAAGATCACCGTGTTCGGTGGCTTGGATCAGGTGTTGAACGGGCTGGTGACGTTGCGACAACCGGCGTGA